In a single window of the Bradyrhizobium sp. ORS 285 genome:
- a CDS encoding ABC transporter ATP-binding protein: MADEFILETHGLTKEFAGFFAVRDVSLKIRRGTIHALIGPNGAGKTTCFNLLTKFLRPSAGKILYKGQDITAVAPADVARLGLVRSFQISAVFPHLTALENVRVALQRQHGSSFDFWRSKSVLNRFNGRALELLNDVGLSEFANIPAVEMPYGRKRALEIATTLALDPEMMLLDEPMAGMGHEDIDKIAALIKRISAKYTILMVEHNLSVVANLSDTITVLTRGQVLTEGPYSELSKDERVKEAYLGAGHA, translated from the coding sequence TTGGCTGACGAGTTCATTCTCGAGACCCACGGATTGACGAAGGAATTCGCGGGATTTTTTGCCGTTCGCGATGTTTCGCTCAAGATCCGCCGGGGCACCATTCACGCGCTGATCGGCCCGAACGGGGCCGGCAAGACGACGTGCTTCAATCTCCTGACCAAGTTCCTGCGGCCCTCGGCCGGCAAGATTCTCTATAAGGGGCAGGACATTACGGCTGTCGCGCCGGCCGACGTGGCGCGCCTTGGCCTGGTCCGTTCGTTCCAGATCTCGGCAGTGTTTCCGCATCTCACCGCGCTGGAGAACGTCCGCGTCGCGCTGCAGCGGCAGCATGGCTCGTCGTTCGATTTCTGGCGCTCCAAAAGCGTGCTGAACCGCTTCAACGGTCGGGCGCTGGAGTTGCTCAACGATGTCGGCTTGAGCGAATTCGCCAATATTCCGGCTGTCGAAATGCCCTATGGACGCAAGCGTGCGCTGGAGATCGCGACCACACTCGCGCTCGATCCGGAGATGATGCTGCTGGACGAGCCGATGGCCGGCATGGGCCATGAGGACATCGACAAGATCGCCGCCCTGATCAAGCGGATCTCGGCCAAGTACACGATCCTGATGGTCGAGCATAATCTCAGCGTCGTCGCCAACCTCTCCGACACCATCACGGTGCTGACGCGCGGGCAGGTGCTGACCGAGGGACCATATTCCGAGCTCTCCAAGGATGAGCGCGTCAAGGAAGCCTATCTGGGAGCCGGACATGCCTGA
- a CDS encoding ABC transporter ATP-binding protein has translation MPEVMTANKPGQAAATNTILDVKNLESWYGESHILHGMNFHVNAGEVVTLLGRNGAGKTTTLKSIMGIIGKRSGSVAFNGRELIRMTSDKIARLGIALCPEERGIFASLDVRENLLLPPVVRPGGLSLDQIFELFPNLKERLKSQGTKLSGGEQQMLAIARILRTGASFLMLDEPTEGLAPVIIQQIGHTIARLKKEGFTILLVEQNFRFASTVADRYYVVEHGKVIDGFANADLSANMDKLHTYLGV, from the coding sequence ATGCCTGAGGTGATGACGGCCAACAAACCCGGGCAGGCGGCTGCGACGAACACCATTCTCGACGTCAAGAATCTCGAGAGCTGGTACGGCGAGTCCCACATTCTCCACGGCATGAACTTCCACGTGAATGCCGGCGAGGTCGTCACCTTGCTCGGGCGCAACGGCGCCGGCAAGACCACGACCTTGAAGTCCATCATGGGGATCATCGGCAAGCGCAGCGGCTCGGTCGCTTTCAATGGCCGCGAGCTGATCCGCATGACCTCGGACAAGATCGCGCGCCTCGGCATCGCGCTGTGTCCGGAGGAGCGCGGCATCTTCGCCAGCCTGGATGTGCGCGAGAACCTGCTGCTGCCGCCGGTGGTGCGGCCGGGTGGGCTTTCGCTCGACCAGATCTTCGAGCTGTTTCCCAATTTGAAAGAGCGGCTGAAGAGCCAGGGCACCAAGCTCTCCGGCGGCGAACAGCAGATGCTGGCGATCGCGCGCATCCTGCGTACGGGTGCGAGCTTCCTGATGCTGGACGAGCCGACCGAAGGTCTCGCGCCCGTCATCATCCAGCAGATCGGCCACACCATCGCGCGGCTGAAGAAGGAGGGGTTTACGATCCTCCTCGTCGAGCAGAACTTCCGTTTCGCCTCGACCGTCGCCGATCGCTACTACGTCGTCGAGCACGGCAAGGTCATCGACGGCTTCGCCAATGCCGATCTGTCCGCCAACATGGACAAGCTGCATACTTATCTCGGCGTCTGA
- a CDS encoding ArsC family reductase: protein MSITIYGIKNCDTMKKARAWLDEHGVVYDFHDYKTAGIDKATLKAWSDEVGWEVLLNRAGTTFKKLPDADKEGLSESKAIALMLAQPSMIKRPVLDLGAKRVVGFKPDVYATEVKVAK from the coding sequence ATGAGCATCACGATCTACGGAATCAAGAACTGCGACACGATGAAGAAGGCGCGTGCCTGGCTCGATGAGCACGGCGTGGTCTACGACTTCCACGACTACAAGACGGCGGGAATCGACAAGGCGACGTTGAAGGCCTGGAGCGACGAGGTGGGTTGGGAGGTTTTGCTCAATCGCGCCGGGACGACGTTCAAGAAACTGCCCGATGCGGACAAGGAGGGACTCTCCGAGAGCAAGGCGATCGCGCTGATGCTGGCGCAGCCCTCGATGATCAAGCGCCCGGTGCTCGATCTCGGAGCCAAGCGCGTGGTTGGCTTCAAGCCGGACGTCTACGCGACCGAAGTGAAGGTCGCCAAATAG